Proteins found in one Aquibium microcysteis genomic segment:
- a CDS encoding DeoR/GlpR family DNA-binding transcription regulator, with product MFLSPRHSAIIEMAKEQGRVLVEDLAQHFGVTPQTIRKDLNDLCDQRLLTRIHGGALFPSGIENMEYEARRKIASEEKDAIGRAAARLIPDNASLFINIGTTTEAVSKALLDHNGLMVITNNINVANRMRIYPSIEVVIAGGVVRGSDGGIVGEAAVDFIRQFKVDYAVIGASAIDHDGALLDFDFREVKVAQAIIANARHVILVADGTKFERTATVRIGHLSQVNTFITDRCDVEPVRTICAEAEVRLIETGR from the coding sequence ATGTTCCTGTCGCCGCGGCATTCGGCCATCATCGAAATGGCGAAGGAACAGGGGCGAGTGCTCGTCGAGGACCTCGCCCAGCATTTCGGCGTGACGCCGCAGACCATCCGGAAGGACCTGAACGACCTCTGCGACCAGCGCCTGCTGACGCGTATCCATGGCGGTGCCCTGTTCCCTTCGGGGATCGAGAACATGGAGTACGAGGCACGTCGCAAGATCGCCTCCGAGGAGAAGGACGCGATCGGCCGGGCGGCGGCCCGGCTGATCCCCGACAATGCCTCGCTGTTCATCAACATCGGCACCACCACCGAGGCGGTGTCGAAGGCGCTGCTCGATCACAACGGGCTGATGGTCATCACGAACAACATCAACGTCGCGAACCGGATGCGGATCTACCCCTCGATCGAGGTGGTGATCGCCGGCGGCGTGGTGCGCGGCTCCGACGGCGGCATCGTCGGCGAGGCGGCCGTCGACTTCATCCGGCAGTTCAAGGTCGACTATGCCGTCATCGGCGCCTCGGCGATCGATCATGACGGCGCGCTGCTGGATTTCGACTTCCGCGAGGTGAAGGTGGCGCAGGCGATCATCGCCAATGCGCGGCACGTGATCCTGGTGGCCGACGGCACCAAGTTCGAGCGGACCGCGACGGTCCGGATCGGCCACCTGTCGCAGGTCAACACCTTCATCACCGACCGCTGCGACGTCGAGCCGGTCCGCACGATCTGCGCGGAGGCGGAGGTGCGGCTGATCGAAACCGGACGGTGA
- the glpK gene encoding glycerol kinase GlpK, producing the protein MGSFILAIDQGTTSSRAIVFNADMTVVAVGQQEFPQIYPASGWVEHDPEAIWDSVVSTVKSALKKAKLTAADIAAIGITNQRETVVVWDKATGAPIHNAIVWQDRRTAAMCQKLRKAGHEETFSKKTGLLLDPYFSGTKLAWLLDTVKGARNRAAKGELLAGTIDSFLIWRLTGGASHVTDATNASRTLVYNIAKNRWDAELLKILDIPAAMLPEVKDCADDFGATDPALFGAAIPILGVAGDQQAATIGQACFAPGMIKSTYGTGCFAVLNTGADLVRSKNRLLSTIAYRLDGKTTYALEGSIFVAGAAVQWLRDGIKVIGKAEHSGELAAQADDGQEVYLVPAFVGLGAPHWDPDARGAMFGLTRNTGPAEFARAALESVAFQTRDLLDAMGKDARGVAASTVLRVDGGMVGSDWAMQRLADIIDAPVDRPKILETTALGAAWLAGSKARVWPDAAEFSRRWALDRRFEPVMEAAERKRKVKGWKDAVRRTLSTT; encoded by the coding sequence ATGGGTTCCTTCATCCTGGCGATCGACCAGGGCACAACCTCGTCGCGGGCGATCGTCTTCAATGCCGACATGACGGTCGTGGCCGTCGGCCAGCAGGAATTCCCGCAGATCTATCCGGCATCCGGCTGGGTGGAGCACGATCCGGAAGCGATCTGGGACAGCGTCGTCTCGACCGTGAAGAGCGCGCTGAAGAAGGCGAAGCTGACGGCCGCCGACATCGCCGCCATCGGCATCACCAACCAGCGCGAGACGGTGGTGGTGTGGGACAAGGCGACCGGCGCGCCGATCCACAATGCCATCGTCTGGCAGGACCGCCGCACCGCCGCGATGTGCCAGAAGCTCAGGAAGGCGGGGCACGAGGAGACCTTCTCGAAGAAGACGGGCCTGCTGCTCGATCCGTATTTCTCCGGCACCAAGCTCGCCTGGCTGCTCGACACCGTGAAGGGCGCCCGCAATCGCGCGGCGAAGGGCGAACTGCTGGCCGGCACGATCGACAGCTTCCTGATCTGGCGGCTGACGGGTGGCGCCAGCCACGTCACCGACGCCACCAACGCCTCCCGCACGCTGGTCTACAACATCGCGAAGAACCGGTGGGACGCCGAGCTTCTGAAGATCCTCGACATCCCGGCCGCCATGCTGCCCGAGGTGAAGGACTGCGCCGACGATTTCGGCGCGACCGACCCGGCCCTGTTCGGCGCCGCGATCCCGATCCTCGGCGTCGCCGGCGACCAGCAGGCGGCCACCATCGGCCAGGCCTGCTTTGCGCCGGGCATGATCAAGTCGACCTACGGCACCGGCTGCTTCGCCGTTCTCAACACCGGCGCGGACCTCGTCCGCTCGAAGAACCGGCTGCTCTCGACCATCGCCTATCGGCTCGACGGAAAGACCACCTATGCGCTGGAGGGCTCGATCTTCGTGGCGGGCGCCGCCGTGCAGTGGCTGCGCGACGGCATCAAGGTGATCGGCAAGGCCGAGCACAGCGGCGAACTGGCGGCCCAGGCCGACGACGGCCAGGAAGTCTATCTGGTGCCGGCCTTCGTCGGGCTCGGCGCGCCGCACTGGGACCCCGACGCCCGCGGCGCGATGTTCGGGCTGACCCGCAACACCGGCCCGGCGGAGTTCGCCCGCGCGGCGCTCGAATCGGTCGCCTTCCAGACCCGCGACCTGCTCGACGCCATGGGCAAGGACGCCAGGGGCGTCGCGGCGAGCACGGTGCTGCGCGTCGACGGCGGCATGGTCGGCTCCGACTGGGCCATGCAGCGGCTGGCCGACATCATCGATGCGCCGGTCGACCGGCCGAAGATCCTGGAGACGACGGCGCTCGGCGCCGCCTGGCTCGCCGGCTCGAAGGCCCGCGTCTGGCCCGACGCGGCCGAGTTCTCGCGCCGCTGGGCGCTCGACCGCCGCTTCGAGCCGGTGATGGAAGCCGCCGAGCGCAAGCGCAAGGTCAAGGGCTGGAAGGACGCCGTGCGGCGGACGCTGTCGACGACCTGA
- a CDS encoding aspartate carbamoyltransferase catalytic subunit, with product MTSDPAFPIYPHRHLLGIKDLSPGDIELLLDRAEKAVAISRQPEKKTSTLRGRTQINLFYEASTRTQSSFELAGKRLGADVMNMSVASSSVKKGETLIDTAMTLNAMRPDILIIRHSSAGAAALLAQKVGCSVVNAGDGAHEHPTQALLDALTIRRAKGRIGRLTVAICGDILHSRVARSNIILLNALGAAVRVVAPSTLLPSGIRDMGVTVHNSMAEGLKGADVVMMLRLQRERMTGAMVPSVREYFRYFGLDAEKLKAANDGALVMHPGPMNRGVEIASEIADGPQSVIQEQVEMGVAVRMAVMEALLDPRRNPGASA from the coding sequence ATGACATCCGATCCGGCCTTCCCGATCTATCCGCACCGCCACCTGCTCGGCATCAAGGACCTGTCGCCGGGCGACATCGAGCTGTTGCTCGACCGGGCCGAGAAGGCGGTGGCGATCTCGCGCCAGCCCGAAAAGAAGACGTCGACGCTGCGCGGCCGCACGCAGATCAACCTCTTCTACGAAGCCTCCACCCGCACCCAGTCCTCCTTCGAACTCGCGGGAAAGCGGCTCGGCGCCGACGTGATGAACATGTCGGTGGCGAGTTCCTCGGTGAAGAAGGGCGAGACGCTGATCGACACGGCGATGACGCTCAACGCCATGCGGCCCGACATCCTGATCATCCGCCATTCCTCCGCCGGGGCGGCGGCGCTGCTTGCCCAGAAGGTCGGCTGTTCGGTTGTCAATGCCGGCGACGGTGCGCATGAGCACCCGACCCAGGCGCTGCTCGATGCGCTGACCATCCGCCGCGCGAAGGGCCGGATCGGCCGGCTGACGGTGGCGATCTGCGGCGACATCCTGCATTCGCGCGTGGCGCGGTCGAACATCATCCTGCTCAACGCGCTGGGCGCCGCCGTGCGCGTCGTGGCGCCGTCGACGCTGCTGCCGTCCGGCATCCGCGACATGGGCGTCACCGTCCACAATTCGATGGCCGAAGGCCTGAAGGGCGCCGACGTCGTCATGATGCTGCGCCTGCAGCGCGAGCGCATGACCGGCGCCATGGTGCCCTCGGTGCGCGAATACTTCCGCTATTTCGGCCTCGACGCCGAGAAGCTGAAGGCGGCCAATGACGGCGCGCTGGTGATGCATCCGGGCCCGATGAACCGCGGCGTCGAGATCGCGTCGGAGATCGCCGACGGGCCGCAGAGCGTCATCCAGGAGCAGGTGGAGATGGGCGTGGCCGTGCGCATGGCCGTGATGGAGGCACTGCTCGATCCGCGCCGCAACCCGGGAGCCTCCGCATGA
- a CDS encoding dihydroorotase: MRTPGKGTTVFADARVVDPSRGLDERGTVIVTDGVIAAAGASALNQGVPEGATVVDCRGRAVLPGLVDGRVFIGEPGGEHRETIASASAAAAAGGVTALVMMPDTNPVIDEVSLVEFVLRTARDTASINIHPAAAVTRRLEGQELTEFGLMREAGAVAFTDGRHSIRSPLVMRRALTYARDFGAVVANETHDAELAGAGVMNEGLFASWLGLPGIPREAEAIPLERDLLLARLTGSAYHAAKISTALSAGAVSRAKNDGAKVTAGISINHLSLNENDVGEYRTFFRLSPPLRAEEDRLAMVEAIRDGTIDVIVSSHDPQDVDTKRLPFADAADGAIGLETLLSVALRLHHNGDVPLLRLVELLSTAPAKLFGLPGGTLKPGSPADLVLVDLDEPWVVREADIRSRSKNTCFEGARLQGRVLQTLVAGRTIFTAA; encoded by the coding sequence ATGAGGACGCCTGGCAAGGGCACCACCGTCTTCGCCGATGCGCGCGTGGTCGACCCGTCGCGCGGGCTGGACGAGCGCGGCACGGTGATCGTGACCGACGGCGTCATCGCCGCGGCCGGCGCCTCCGCCCTGAACCAGGGCGTGCCGGAAGGCGCGACCGTCGTCGACTGCCGGGGCAGGGCGGTGCTGCCCGGCCTCGTCGATGGCCGCGTCTTCATCGGCGAGCCGGGCGGCGAGCACCGCGAGACCATCGCTTCCGCCAGCGCGGCAGCAGCGGCCGGGGGCGTCACCGCGCTGGTGATGATGCCCGACACCAATCCGGTCATCGACGAGGTGTCGCTGGTCGAATTCGTGCTGCGCACCGCGCGCGACACGGCGTCGATCAACATCCATCCGGCCGCCGCCGTCACGCGCCGCCTCGAAGGCCAGGAACTGACCGAGTTCGGCCTGATGCGGGAGGCGGGCGCCGTGGCCTTCACCGACGGCCGCCATTCGATCCGCAGCCCGCTCGTCATGCGCCGCGCGCTGACCTATGCGCGCGATTTCGGCGCCGTCGTCGCCAACGAGACGCACGACGCGGAGCTTGCCGGGGCCGGCGTGATGAACGAGGGCCTGTTCGCCAGCTGGCTCGGCCTGCCCGGCATCCCGCGCGAGGCCGAGGCGATCCCGCTCGAGCGCGACCTTTTGCTCGCGCGCCTCACCGGCAGCGCCTACCACGCGGCGAAAATCTCGACCGCGCTGTCGGCGGGTGCGGTCTCCCGCGCCAAGAACGACGGCGCCAAGGTCACCGCCGGCATCTCGATCAACCACCTGTCGCTCAACGAGAACGACGTCGGCGAATACCGCACCTTCTTCCGCCTCTCGCCGCCGCTGCGTGCGGAGGAGGACAGGCTGGCCATGGTCGAGGCGATCCGCGACGGCACGATCGACGTCATCGTCTCCTCGCACGACCCGCAGGACGTGGACACCAAGCGCCTGCCCTTCGCCGATGCCGCCGACGGCGCGATCGGGCTGGAGACGCTGCTTTCGGTCGCGCTTCGCCTCCACCACAATGGCGACGTCCCGCTGCTGCGGCTGGTCGAACTCCTCTCGACGGCCCCGGCGAAGCTCTTCGGCCTGCCGGGCGGCACGCTGAAACCCGGCAGCCCGGCCGATCTCGTCCTGGTCGACCTCGACGAACCCTGGGTGGTGCGCGAGGCCGACATCCGCTCGCGCTCGAAAAACACCTGTTTCGAAGGCGCGCGCCTGCAGGGACGGGTCTTGCAAACGCTGGTGGCGGGCCGCACAATCTTCACCGCAGCATAG
- the plsY gene encoding glycerol-3-phosphate 1-O-acyltransferase PlsY yields MPDPNSWQLALPTLLAALVFGYLLGSIPFGLLLTRAAGLGDVRKIGSGNIGATNVLRTGNKKLAALTLLLDALKGTAAVLLAGYLGPDHALIAGLGAFLGHLYPVWLGFRGGKGVATYLGVLVAVAWQGALVFAAAWLAVAFLTRYSSLAALVAAVAVPVALHLLGFGRAAELFVLLSLIVFVKHRANIRRLLSGTESRIGAKG; encoded by the coding sequence ATGCCCGATCCGAACAGCTGGCAGCTCGCCTTGCCCACGCTCCTCGCAGCCCTCGTCTTCGGCTATCTGCTTGGCTCCATTCCCTTCGGCCTGCTGCTGACGCGGGCGGCGGGTCTCGGCGACGTGCGCAAGATCGGCTCGGGCAACATCGGCGCCACGAACGTGCTGCGCACCGGCAACAAGAAGCTCGCCGCCCTGACGCTGCTGCTCGACGCGCTGAAGGGCACGGCGGCCGTGCTTCTCGCCGGCTATCTCGGACCCGACCATGCGCTGATCGCCGGCCTCGGCGCCTTCCTCGGCCATCTCTATCCGGTCTGGCTCGGCTTCAGGGGCGGCAAGGGTGTCGCCACCTATCTCGGCGTGCTGGTCGCTGTGGCCTGGCAGGGGGCGCTGGTCTTCGCCGCCGCCTGGCTCGCGGTCGCCTTCCTCACCCGCTACTCCTCGCTCGCCGCGCTGGTGGCGGCGGTGGCCGTGCCGGTGGCGCTCCATCTCCTCGGCTTCGGCCGCGCCGCGGAGCTTTTCGTGCTGTTGAGCCTGATCGTCTTCGTCAAGCACCGCGCCAACATCCGCCGGCTCCTGTCGGGAACCGAATCCCGGATCGGGGCCAAGGGATGA
- the dprA gene encoding DNA-processing protein DprA, giving the protein MTSRPVSGQRLLGDRQRLHWLRLIRTDNVGPATFRDLINRFGSAEKAIERLPELIRAGGAQRLPRICSVEEAQAELDALAGLGARLIALGEPDYPPLLRMMDLPPPLVTVLGEPAVFQLPPVAIVGARNASLAGIKLARSFAAELGREGFAVVSGLARGIDTAAHEGSLSTGTVAVLAGGIDRPYPPENLPLLTEITRRGGAAISEMPLGWEPRARDFPRRNRIIAGLSHGLVVVEAALRSGSLISARLAAEMGRLVFAVPGSPLDPRAAGTNGLLKDGATLVTEARDILEQVAPLIGAPLPPATSLEEPPDFTATRQPDDGDRARVVECLGTTPTAIDEIIRHTGLHPAQVFMVLLELDLAVRLERHAGGKVSLLFGD; this is encoded by the coding sequence ATGACCTCCCGGCCGGTCTCTGGGCAGCGGCTGCTCGGAGACCGGCAGCGCCTCCACTGGCTGCGCCTGATCCGCACCGACAATGTCGGCCCCGCGACCTTCCGCGACCTGATCAACCGCTTCGGCTCGGCCGAAAAGGCGATCGAGCGCCTGCCGGAACTGATCCGCGCGGGCGGCGCCCAGCGCCTGCCGCGCATTTGCAGCGTCGAGGAGGCGCAGGCCGAGCTCGACGCGCTGGCCGGGCTCGGCGCGCGACTGATCGCGCTCGGCGAGCCGGACTATCCGCCGCTGCTGCGGATGATGGACCTGCCGCCGCCGCTGGTGACTGTGCTGGGAGAACCCGCCGTGTTCCAGCTGCCGCCGGTGGCGATCGTCGGGGCGCGTAACGCCTCGCTCGCCGGCATCAAGCTCGCCCGCAGCTTCGCCGCCGAGCTCGGCCGCGAGGGTTTTGCCGTGGTCTCCGGGCTGGCGCGCGGCATCGACACCGCCGCCCACGAGGGCAGCCTCTCGACCGGAACCGTCGCGGTGCTCGCCGGCGGCATCGACCGGCCCTATCCGCCCGAGAACCTGCCGCTTCTGACCGAGATCACCCGCCGCGGCGGTGCGGCCATTTCGGAAATGCCGCTCGGCTGGGAGCCGCGCGCGCGCGATTTCCCGCGCCGCAACCGCATCATCGCCGGCCTGTCGCACGGGCTGGTCGTGGTGGAGGCCGCGCTGCGCTCCGGCTCGCTGATCTCGGCGCGGCTGGCGGCCGAGATGGGCCGGCTGGTCTTCGCCGTCCCCGGCTCGCCGCTCGACCCGCGCGCGGCCGGCACCAACGGTCTGCTCAAGGACGGCGCGACGCTGGTCACGGAAGCCCGCGACATCCTCGAACAGGTCGCCCCGCTGATCGGCGCCCCGCTGCCGCCGGCGACCTCGCTCGAAGAGCCGCCCGACTTCACCGCCACGCGTCAGCCCGACGACGGCGACCGCGCCCGCGTCGTCGAATGCCTCGGCACCACCCCCACCGCCATCGACGAAATCATCCGCCACACCGGCCTGCACCCCGCGCAGGTCTTCATGGTCCTCCTCGAACTCGACCTCGCTGTCCGCCTGGAGCGGCATGCGGGCGGCAAGGTATCGCTGCTGTTCGGGGATTGA